The Lycium barbarum isolate Lr01 chromosome 9, ASM1917538v2, whole genome shotgun sequence genome has a segment encoding these proteins:
- the LOC132609012 gene encoding disease resistance protein Roq1-like: MDSRFTQGQSSTSSNILSTQGESSASFKFFYDVFLSFRGIDTRKTFSGHLYDRLRLHGYQIFKDDKSLRKGDVISPALEEGIEKSRISIVVLSTSYASSRWCLDELVKILECKEKLNQRVMPIFYDVEPTEVRKQTGKFGTEFAKLKKKCETQRMKKWKAALTEVANLSGSELRVLANGDESEFIKIIMQDVKKEVNSIPLNVASYPVGVDSRAKDIIESLLQNGCEYEVSMVGIHGVGGIGKTTLAKKMYNQSFQHGHFDGSCFLSDVKSQDKNIGLHKLQEKLLNILLKSKDSVNCVDEGIKLMETRLRSKKVLIVLDDVDTEKQLKSLTKRSWFGSGSLIIITTRNKRVLRNLRRKERYEAKLLNDDEARLLFCEHAFDNPSLPQDYVNLAQDIIKYAGGLPLALVTLGSHLHGQSIEEWNEEFKRLKDIPHEDIQKILKISFDGLPHDTKTVFLDIACPFQYLKEKEVTKILNACGFHAKSEIATLVQKHLLQREGHCLVMHDLVRDMGREIVRLEATQCPGGRSRLFIHKEVSAVLLGNTGTEKVEVLIWDTDRVGALEGLTVSTEVFQKMKNLRVLIIDGLCVSGDFGLFPKQLKYLSWRFCPLERMPSNFPAANLVFLDMKGGYMEEFDLNLQCCPMLKELNLSFCERLGRTPKFNGAQSLETLLLQGCRRLREIDQSICQLKSLQVLDISGCDEIQTLPVDLGNVQSLRCLCVIDTGIKRLPKSVEKLKNLVSLELGFLKGGRIFPQSRPLRSLSTCLSHLALTNFGFSEADIHVHIGSLSSLICLDLSGNNFHHLPFDFSKLRFLKDLRLNDCKNLQTLPSVSNLENLESLQLRNCKKLVDIRGLDNLPSIKRIDMIDCSSLPNPFNEGFFRKYPYKQFFQIDLQCNEIPDWCSNKVAAPSICLTVPRHDKEYKFLGMALWFVSTGSFVVSVSHRERALMGWHISNYKPQGQISCVYYISYLDRPFDGQMIKGGEKITVHERGDIFSFKDRVKKIGRVKKLGIHLLYLDQHGNVTSLPGEVDHSYSPFPEERSARHEEQSLI; this comes from the exons ATGGATTCTCGATTCACTCAAGGACAATCATCTACATCCTCCAATATTCTATCTACGCAAGGAGAATCATCTGCATCCTTCAAGTTCTTTTATGATGTATTCCTGAGTTTTAGAGGTATAGACACCCGAAAAACATTCTCAGGCCATCTTTATGACAGATTGCGTCTACATGGATATCAAATCTTCAAAGATGATAAGAGTTTAAGAAAGGGTGATGTGATTTCACCCGCACTAGAGGAAGGAATTGAAAAGTCAAGGATTTCCATTGTTGTTTTGTCAACAAGTTATGCTTCTTCTCGTTGGTGTCTTGATGAATTAGTTAAAATTCTTGAATGCAAAGAGaagttgaatcaaagagttatgcctattttcTATGATGTTGAACCTACAGAAGTGCGAAAGCAAACTGGGAAATTCGGTACAGAATTTGCTAAACTCAAGAAAAAATGTGAGACTCAAAGAATGAAAAAATGGAAAGCTGCACTTACTGAAGTTGCAAATTTATCTGGAAGCGAATTGCGAGTACTTGCTAACGG GGATGAATCAGAATTTATTAAAATTATTATGCAAGATGTCAAAAAAGAGGTCAACTCTATACCTCTAAATGTTGCTTCTTACCCAGTTGGAGTAGATTCTCGTGCCAAAGATATAATAGAGTCGTTATTGCAAAATGGATGTGAATATGAAGTTAGCATGGTTGGTATACATGGAGTTGGTGGAATCGGAAAAACAACTTTGGCAAAAAAAATGTACAATCAATCATTTCAACATGGACACTTCGATGGTAGTTGCTTCCTTTCAGATGTTAAATCACAAGATAAAAACATTGGTCTACACAAGCTACAAGAGAAACTTCTCAATATACTGCTAAAAAGCAAGGACTCAGTTAATTGTGTTGATGAAGGCATCAAACTTATGGAAACAAGACTTAGGTCAAAGAAAGTTCTAATTGTTCTTGATGATGTGGACACAGAAAAACAATTGAAATCCTTGACAAAAAGAAGTTGGTTTGGTTCAGGTAGTTTAATAATCATTACAACCCGCAATAAGCGAGTGCTACGTAATCTTAGAAGAAAAGAGAGATATGAGGCCAAACTATTAAATGACGATGAAGCTAGGTTACTTTTTTGTGAGCATGCTTTTGACAATCCTTCTCTGCCACAAGATTATGTGAATTTGGCACAAGATATAATCAAATATGCAGGTGGGCTACCATTAGCTCTTGTGACATTGGGGTCACATTTGCATGGACAATCAATAGAAGAATGGAACGAAGAATTCAAAAGACTAAAAGATATTCCTCATGAAGATATCCAAAAGATTCTCAAAATAAGCTTTGATGGACTTCCGCATGATACTAAGACTGTTTTTCTTGATATTGCATGCCCCTTTCAatatttaaaagaaaaagaagttaCCAAAATACTAAATGCATGTGGTTTTCATGCTAAAAGTGAAATTGCGACTTTAGTCCAAAAACACTTGCTCCAAAGGGAAGGTCACTGCTTGGTGATGCATGATCTAGTGCGAGATATGGGAAGAGAAATCGTTCGCTTGGAAGCAACTCAATGCCCTGGAGGACGGAGCAGATTGTTCATCCATAAAGAAGTCTCTGCTGTTCTACTAGGAAATACC GGTACCGAGAAAGTGGAAGTACTGATTTGGGATACTGATCGAGTTGGGGCATTAGAGGGTTTGACGGTGAGCACTGAGGTATTTCAGAAAATGAAAAATCTTAGGGTTCTTATAATCGATGGTTTATGTGTGAGTGGAGATTTTGGGCTGTTCCCCAAGCAGCTCAAATATTTGTCTTGGCGATTCTGTCCTTTAGAACGTATGCCATCAAATTTTCCAGCTGCGAATCTTGTATTTCTAGATATGAAGGGTGGTTATATGGAAGAGTTTGATCTGAATTTGCAG TGTTGCCCAATGTTGAAGGAGCTGAATCTCTCTTTTTGCGAGCGCCTCGGAAGAACTCCAAAGTTCAATGGTGCACAAAGTCTTGAGACTTTGCTGCTTCAAGGTTGCAGACGTCTGAGGGAGATCGATCAATCAATATGCCAGCTGAAATCCCTTCAAGTCTTGGACATTTCTGGGTGCGATGAGATACAAACACTGCCAGTTGACCTTGGAAATGTGCAAAGTCTAAGATGTCTTTGTGTAATTGATACGGGTATAAAACGATTACCTAAATCTGTTGAAAAGCTAAAAAATCTTGTATCTTTGGAATTGGGATTTTTGAAGGGCGGAAGGATTTTTCCTCAAAGCAGACCCTTAAGGTCCTTGTCGACTTGTCTTTCCCATTTAGCCCTTACAAATTTTGGTTTCTCCGAGGCTGATATTCATGTCCATATTGGGAGTTTATCCTCCTTGATATGTTTAGATCTGAGTGGCAACAATTTTCATCATCTACCTTTTGATTTTTCTAAGTTACGATTCTTAAAGGACTTGCGTTTGAATGACTGTAAAAATCTTCAAACACTCCCGTCAGTATCAAATTTAGAGAATCTTGAAAGTCTCCAACTTAGGAATTGCAAGAAGTTGGTCGACATTAGAGGGTTGGACAACCTCCCTTCTATAAAGCGGATCGACATGATCGATTGTAGTTCTCTGCCGAATCCTTTCAATGAAGGCTTCTTTAGAAAATATCCATATAAg CAGTTCTTTCAAATTGATCTCCAATGCAATGAGATTCCAGATTGGTGCAGCAATAAAGTAGCAGCTCCATCTATCTGTTTGACTGTCCCCAGACATGATAAGGAGTATAAGTTCTTAGGAATGGCTCTCTGGTTTGTTTCAACTGGAAGCTTTGTTGTTTCTGTATCCCATAGAGAGAGAGCGCTTATGGGGTGGCATATCAGTAATTATAAACCCCAAGGACAAATATCATGTGTATATTACATATCTTACTTAGATAGACCTTTTGACGGCCAGATGATCAAAGGCGGGGAAAAGATAACAGTCCACGAGAGAGGCGATATATTCTCTTTCAAAGATAGAGTAAAGAAGATAGGGAGAGTAAAGAAGTTAGGGATACATCTGTTATACTTAGACCAACACGGTAATGTTACATCTTTGCCGGGAGAGGTGGATCATTCTTATTCTCCGTTTCCAGAAGAACGTTCAGCAAGGCATGAAGAGCAAAGTTTGATTTGA